From Spirosoma aerolatum, one genomic window encodes:
- a CDS encoding gluconate 2-dehydrogenase subunit 3 family protein, with the protein MNRRDILKSIPLTTLSFSAATPEASPTVPVPKAAITEFKNGKSPEEQRRDNALQAAKFLTAHELATVTLLCDIILPADARSPSASQVGVPQFIEFMLKDQPDMQTPVRGGLSWLDHECRQRFGKAFTDCTAPQRIAVVDDIAYPAKAKPEHMHGVSFFSRMRNLTAAGYFTSKAGIAYLGYMGNTPHQWAGPPKDVLDQFGLSFDPDVHYADMG; encoded by the coding sequence ATGAACCGCCGGGATATTCTAAAATCGATTCCACTGACTACCCTGAGTTTTTCGGCTGCTACCCCAGAGGCTTCTCCAACAGTCCCTGTACCAAAAGCAGCTATTACGGAGTTCAAAAACGGAAAATCCCCCGAAGAGCAACGTCGGGACAATGCCCTGCAAGCCGCCAAATTTCTGACGGCCCACGAACTGGCTACTGTTACCTTGCTGTGCGACATCATTCTACCGGCCGACGCCCGGTCACCAAGTGCCTCTCAGGTAGGTGTGCCCCAGTTTATTGAGTTTATGCTCAAAGATCAGCCCGATATGCAGACCCCGGTTCGGGGCGGATTGAGCTGGCTCGATCACGAATGTCGCCAGCGTTTTGGAAAGGCTTTTACGGATTGTACAGCGCCCCAGCGCATTGCTGTAGTGGACGATATTGCCTATCCGGCCAAAGCCAAACCCGAACATATGCATGGCGTATCGTTCTTTTCGCGTATGCGCAATCTGACGGCCGCCGGGTACTTCACCAGCAAGGCCGGTATTGCTTACCTCGGCTATATGGGAAATACGCCCCACCAGTGGGCAGGTCCTCCGAAAGACGTACTGGACCAGTTTGGCCTAAGCTTCGACCCCGATGTACACTATGCGGATATGGGTTGA
- a CDS encoding DUF3748 domain-containing protein, which produces MLHHLTPGWLAFLGLLLAGEQQPMPIETQLTFDAKGHTLNNNQVFSPDDRWMVYDTRNIDTGLGQTSSIELFDVRTGKTSLLYRTTNQTEYGPGAGAVTFSPTEAKVLFLHGLRNADARYPYAMSRRTGVLVDVRQPQKPHFLDGRCLNPPFVPGALRGGTHAHQWSDDGQRISFTYNDEVMERLSQTNPTVKDLRTVGVLSPAHPVKVHDSNDADCFDGEWFATIITQVTERPTLGSDEIERAFDETWIGRTGYRKADGSWQKRAIAFQGNVRNRANQIVTEVFVADLPEDLTRAKPGQPLEGTATTRPNPPAGVTQRRITFTEQGVEGPRHWLRSLPDGSLIGFLAKDATGVVQIFGVSPNGGPIRQLTHQPFSIQTTFNFSPDGKQVAYTADNSIFVTDLANGNYRRLTPRSADEQRPINAVVWSNKGDKIVYNRYVSTAAGRYIQLFQLTGF; this is translated from the coding sequence ATGCTTCACCATCTGACACCTGGCTGGCTGGCCTTTTTAGGGCTCTTGCTGGCTGGAGAACAACAACCCATGCCAATTGAAACGCAACTGACTTTCGATGCCAAAGGTCATACGCTGAATAATAACCAGGTTTTTTCGCCAGACGACCGCTGGATGGTGTATGATACGCGTAATATCGACACGGGTTTAGGGCAAACCAGTTCTATTGAACTATTCGACGTGCGCACGGGAAAAACCAGCCTGTTGTATCGAACGACCAATCAGACCGAATACGGCCCAGGAGCGGGCGCGGTTACGTTTTCGCCTACGGAAGCAAAGGTTTTGTTCCTGCATGGGCTCCGAAATGCTGATGCCCGCTATCCGTATGCGATGAGTCGGCGAACGGGTGTGCTCGTCGATGTCAGGCAACCTCAGAAGCCCCACTTTCTGGATGGCCGATGCCTTAACCCGCCTTTCGTACCGGGGGCTTTGCGTGGTGGCACACACGCCCATCAGTGGAGCGATGACGGACAGCGCATCAGCTTTACCTATAACGATGAAGTCATGGAACGACTTTCTCAAACGAACCCAACTGTAAAAGACCTTCGGACGGTAGGCGTTTTAAGTCCAGCGCATCCCGTAAAGGTCCACGATTCGAACGATGCGGATTGTTTTGATGGGGAATGGTTTGCTACCATTATTACGCAGGTGACCGAGCGGCCTACGTTGGGTTCTGACGAGATTGAGCGGGCGTTCGATGAAACCTGGATTGGCCGTACCGGATACCGTAAAGCCGATGGTAGCTGGCAAAAGCGAGCCATAGCCTTTCAGGGTAATGTTCGGAATCGGGCCAATCAGATCGTTACGGAAGTGTTTGTGGCCGATTTGCCGGAGGATCTGACCAGAGCCAAACCCGGCCAACCACTGGAGGGTACGGCAACCACCCGCCCTAATCCACCCGCAGGTGTCACCCAGCGCCGGATCACATTCACGGAACAAGGTGTTGAAGGGCCCCGGCATTGGTTACGGAGCTTACCCGACGGCTCACTCATTGGGTTCCTGGCTAAAGACGCTACTGGGGTGGTTCAGATCTTTGGTGTTTCGCCCAATGGCGGTCCGATTCGGCAACTGACGCACCAGCCGTTCTCGATACAAACAACGTTCAACTTCAGCCCCGATGGGAAACAGGTTGCCTACACGGCTGACAATAGTATTTTCGTGACCGATCTGGCTAATGGAAACTACCGTCGTCTTACGCCCCGGTCAGCAGACGAGCAACGACCGATTAATGCCGTAGTCTGGTCCAATAAAGGGGATAAAATTGTGTATAATCGGTACGTGTCGACCGCTGCCGGGCGATACATACAATTGTTTCAGCTAACGGGATTCTGA